The Litchfieldia alkalitelluris genome has a window encoding:
- a CDS encoding ABC transporter ATP-binding protein, translated as MLELNQVFKVFNEGTMDEKIALNHLSLSLKPGDFVTVIGSNGAGKSTVMNTIAGRIIPDIGHVIIDGKDVTSLPEYKRARLVGRVFQDPMAGTAPTMTIEENLAIAYSRTKARTLRLGVTKKRKEFFKGQLETLHLGLENRLNAKVGLLSGGERQALSLLMATFTEPNILLLDEHTAALDPSRAELITNLTKDIVENHRLTTLMVTHNMQQALDLGNRLIMMDKGQIIFEANEEEKQKLTIEQLLTEFQRIRGEKMTNDRAILG; from the coding sequence ATGCTGGAATTGAATCAAGTATTTAAGGTGTTTAACGAGGGTACCATGGATGAGAAGATTGCTTTGAATCACCTTTCTCTTTCCTTAAAGCCTGGTGACTTTGTGACAGTAATAGGAAGTAATGGAGCAGGAAAATCGACTGTTATGAATACAATTGCTGGGAGAATTATTCCGGATATTGGTCATGTCATCATTGATGGGAAAGATGTTACTTCATTACCTGAATATAAACGAGCAAGGTTAGTCGGACGAGTATTTCAGGATCCGATGGCTGGAACTGCACCAACAATGACGATTGAGGAAAATTTGGCAATTGCTTATTCTCGAACGAAAGCTAGAACCCTTCGATTAGGTGTTACAAAGAAACGGAAAGAGTTTTTCAAGGGGCAATTAGAAACATTACATCTTGGCTTGGAAAATCGACTTAACGCAAAGGTAGGGCTATTGTCAGGTGGAGAAAGACAGGCGTTATCTTTACTTATGGCCACATTTACAGAACCCAATATTTTATTATTGGATGAACATACAGCAGCTCTTGACCCATCACGTGCTGAGTTAATTACGAATTTAACCAAGGACATTGTTGAAAATCATCGATTAACAACACTAATGGTTACCCATAATATGCAACAAGCATTAGATTTAGGTAACAGATTAATCATGATGGATAAGGGTCAGATTATTTTTGAGGCAAATGAGGAAGAAAAGCAAAAGCTAACGATTGAACAATTATTAACTGAATTCCAAAGAATCCGCGGTGAAAAAATGACAAATGATCGCGCCATTTTAGGATGA
- a CDS encoding ABC transporter permease — protein MPVAIFGSVEAGIIYAIMALGVYLSFRILDFPDLTVDGSFVTGAAVSAVLIINGVNPFLATLASLVAGFIAGCMTGILHTKGKINALLSGILMMIALYSINLRIMGRSNIPLLQESTVITKLTEFWKGLGIDDTMNGLLGFTPKTWGIIFFMLILTIAIKLIMDRFLKTEVGLAIRATGDNQTMIRSFSANTDHLTILGLGISNALVAFAGGLIAQYNGFSDIGMGIGMIIIGLASVIIGEAVFGKKTIARTTLAVIGGAIIYRIVVTIALRVRFLETSDVKLITALIVIAALVLPKAIDRQKDKKRKSLRLKARASGDLVIGKGGK, from the coding sequence ATGCCAGTAGCAATTTTTGGATCGGTAGAAGCTGGAATTATTTATGCCATAATGGCGTTGGGTGTATATCTATCTTTTCGTATTTTAGATTTTCCAGACTTAACGGTAGACGGCAGTTTTGTTACAGGGGCTGCTGTTTCAGCGGTGTTAATAATTAATGGAGTAAACCCATTTCTTGCAACTCTAGCCTCCTTAGTAGCTGGTTTCATCGCAGGTTGTATGACAGGAATCTTGCACACTAAAGGAAAAATCAATGCACTTTTATCAGGGATTTTAATGATGATTGCATTATATTCTATTAATCTTAGAATTATGGGGAGATCTAATATCCCCCTTTTACAAGAATCAACTGTGATTACAAAGTTAACTGAATTCTGGAAAGGCCTAGGAATAGATGATACTATGAACGGGCTTTTAGGTTTCACGCCTAAGACATGGGGCATTATATTCTTTATGTTAATTTTAACCATTGCTATTAAATTAATTATGGATCGTTTTTTGAAAACAGAGGTAGGGTTAGCAATAAGAGCAACAGGTGACAACCAAACTATGATACGAAGTTTTTCAGCTAATACAGACCATTTAACTATTCTTGGGTTAGGTATCTCTAATGCGTTAGTCGCATTTGCTGGGGGATTAATTGCCCAATATAATGGCTTTAGTGATATTGGAATGGGCATTGGAATGATTATTATCGGCTTAGCTTCTGTTATTATTGGTGAAGCAGTCTTTGGTAAAAAGACGATTGCGCGTACAACTTTAGCAGTTATTGGTGGAGCAATTATATATCGTATTGTTGTCACAATTGCTCTACGTGTTCGTTTTCTTGAAACAAGTGATGTAAAGTTGATAACGGCATTAATTGTTATTGCTGCATTAGTATTACCAAAGGCAATTGATCGGCAAAAGGACAAGAAGCGAAAAAGCCTGAGGCTGAAAGCAAGGGCGTCTGGAGATCTTGTCATTGGTAAGGGGGGGAAATAA
- a CDS encoding AzlD domain-containing protein translates to MNSNIIWMIIGMGIVTYIPRMLPFVALSGIKLPSFLQGVLKNVPYATLGALIIPGIFTINEDVWFGIIGATVAFAVAYLGVNVIIVVLSAIVALSAYSFLFV, encoded by the coding sequence ATGAACAGTAATATTATCTGGATGATTATCGGTATGGGAATCGTCACATACATTCCGAGGATGCTTCCTTTTGTTGCACTAAGTGGGATTAAGCTACCTTCCTTTTTACAAGGTGTTTTAAAGAATGTACCGTACGCTACATTAGGTGCACTCATTATACCAGGGATTTTTACCATTAATGAAGATGTGTGGTTTGGTATTATTGGAGCAACCGTAGCGTTTGCTGTAGCCTATTTGGGAGTGAATGTGATTATTGTGGTATTAAGTGCGATTGTTGCTTTGAGTGCTTATTCATTTCTATTTGTTTAA
- a CDS encoding AzlC family ABC transporter permease — translation MSTTLILKKPSEFRQGIQAGVAIALGYMPIALTFGLLAKSTGLTVMETVLMSLVVFAGASQYIALSLIAVGTGVFEIILATFILNIRHFLMSASLNEKVENEHPFKKALYSFGITDETFSVSAIKEGTVTTGYLFGVISVSYASWVVFSGVGHIIGASLPSTLQEAMSVALYAMFVGLLVPSMKKHKKVIILAALAAILNSLLAQLISIGWAIVCSTLVSAIVVEFFSGKLERREGEHHEQ, via the coding sequence ATGTCAACAACTTTAATTTTAAAGAAACCTTCTGAATTTCGTCAAGGAATCCAGGCTGGGGTAGCAATCGCGCTAGGATACATGCCTATTGCACTTACATTTGGCCTTTTAGCAAAATCAACAGGCCTCACTGTTATGGAAACAGTATTAATGAGTTTGGTTGTTTTTGCAGGTGCGTCTCAGTATATAGCACTGAGTTTAATTGCCGTAGGGACAGGAGTGTTTGAAATTATCTTAGCAACATTTATTTTAAATATCCGTCATTTTTTAATGAGTGCTAGTTTAAATGAGAAGGTAGAGAACGAACATCCATTTAAAAAGGCTTTATATTCGTTTGGTATTACTGATGAAACTTTCTCGGTTTCAGCTATTAAGGAAGGAACAGTAACTACTGGCTATTTGTTTGGAGTAATCTCAGTTTCTTATGCAAGTTGGGTTGTCTTTTCAGGAGTAGGTCATATCATTGGGGCAAGCTTGCCATCAACGCTTCAAGAAGCTATGTCCGTTGCCTTATATGCTATGTTTGTTGGGCTACTTGTGCCATCTATGAAGAAGCATAAAAAGGTGATTATTTTAGCAGCACTTGCAGCTATTTTAAATTCGTTACTTGCTCAATTGATATCAATTGGTTGGGCAATAGTATGCTCTACATTGGTTTCAGCAATTGTAGTTGAGTTCTTTAGTGGGAAATTGGAAAGAAGGGAAGGAGAGCATCATGAACAGTAA